In Mesorhizobium sp. 113-3-3, a genomic segment contains:
- the pldH gene encoding pyridoxal 4-dehydrogenase, SDR-type, with protein sequence MTERLAGKTALVTGAAQGIGKAIAARLAADGATVIVSDINAEGAKTAAAAIGGKARAIAADISDPASVKALFAEIQALTGGIDILVNNASIVPFVAWDDVDLDHWRKIIDVNLTGTFIVTRSGTDQMRAAGKAGRVISIASNTFFAGTPNMAAYVAAKGGVIGFTRALATELGKYNITANAVTPGLVESDGVKASPHNEAFGFVEMLQAIKGKGQPEHIADVVSFLASEDARWITGQTLNVDAGMVRH encoded by the coding sequence ATGACTGAACGGCTTGCGGGAAAGACGGCCCTGGTGACGGGCGCCGCACAGGGTATCGGCAAGGCGATCGCGGCGCGGCTTGCCGCCGACGGGGCGACCGTCATCGTCAGCGACATCAACGCCGAAGGCGCCAAGACTGCCGCTGCGGCGATCGGCGGAAAGGCTAGGGCGATCGCCGCCGACATTTCCGATCCGGCCTCGGTCAAGGCACTCTTCGCCGAAATCCAGGCCCTGACCGGTGGTATAGATATCCTGGTCAACAATGCCAGCATCGTGCCCTTCGTCGCCTGGGACGATGTCGATCTCGACCATTGGCGCAAGATCATCGACGTCAATCTGACCGGCACCTTCATTGTCACCCGCTCCGGTACGGACCAGATGCGCGCGGCAGGCAAGGCCGGGCGGGTGATCAGCATCGCCTCCAACACCTTCTTTGCCGGCACGCCGAACATGGCCGCCTATGTCGCGGCCAAGGGAGGCGTCATCGGCTTCACCCGGGCGCTCGCCACCGAACTCGGCAAATACAACATCACGGCGAATGCGGTGACGCCCGGCCTGGTCGAGAGCGACGGCGTCAAGGCGAGCCCGCACAACGAGGCGTTCGGCTTTGTCGAGATGCTGCAGGCGATCAAGGGCAAGGGCCAGCCCGAGCATATTGCCGATGTGGTTTCGTTCCTGGCGAGCGAAGACGCTCGCTGGATCACTGGCCAGACGCTGAATGTCGATGCCGGGATGGTCAGGCACTAG
- the ppaT gene encoding pyridoxamine--pyruvate transaminase encodes MRYPEHADPVITLTAGPVNAYPEVLRGLGRTVLYDYDPAFQLFYEGVVDKAQKAMRLSNKPVILHGEPVLGLEAAAASLITPDDVVLNLASGVYGKGFGYWAKRYSPHLLEIEVPYNEAIDPQAVADMLKAHPEITIVSVCHHDTPSGTINPIDAIGTLISAHGGYLIVDAVSSFGGMKTHPEDCKADIYVTGPNKCLGAPPGLTMMGVSERAWAKMKANPLAPRASMLSIVDWENAWSRDKPFPFTPSVSEINGLDVALDLYLNEGPEAVWARHALTARAMRAGVTAMGLSIWAASDSIASPTTTAVRTPEGVDEKALRQAARARYGVVFSSGRGETLGKLTRIGHMGPTAQPIYAIAALTALGGAVNAAGQKLKIGKGIEAALAVIDADA; translated from the coding sequence ATGCGCTATCCCGAACACGCCGATCCCGTCATCACCCTGACCGCGGGGCCGGTGAATGCCTATCCAGAAGTCCTGCGCGGCCTCGGCCGAACGGTGCTCTACGATTACGATCCAGCATTCCAGCTCTTCTACGAGGGTGTGGTCGACAAGGCGCAGAAGGCGATGCGCCTGTCGAACAAACCGGTCATCCTGCATGGCGAGCCGGTGCTCGGCCTCGAGGCGGCGGCAGCGTCGCTGATCACGCCAGACGATGTCGTGCTCAACCTTGCCTCGGGCGTCTACGGCAAGGGCTTTGGCTACTGGGCGAAACGTTACTCACCCCATCTGCTCGAGATCGAGGTGCCCTATAACGAGGCGATCGATCCGCAGGCGGTCGCCGACATGCTCAAGGCGCATCCGGAAATCACCATCGTGTCGGTCTGTCATCACGACACGCCGTCGGGCACCATCAATCCGATCGACGCGATCGGCACGCTGATCTCGGCGCATGGTGGCTACCTGATCGTCGATGCCGTCTCTTCCTTTGGCGGCATGAAGACACATCCGGAAGACTGCAAGGCCGATATCTATGTCACCGGCCCCAACAAATGCCTGGGCGCCCCTCCCGGCCTCACCATGATGGGCGTCAGCGAGCGGGCCTGGGCCAAGATGAAGGCCAACCCCCTGGCGCCGCGCGCGTCGATGCTGAGCATCGTCGACTGGGAAAATGCCTGGTCGAGGGACAAGCCGTTTCCGTTCACGCCGTCGGTCTCGGAAATCAACGGGCTCGACGTCGCGCTCGACCTCTATCTCAATGAGGGGCCGGAGGCGGTGTGGGCGCGCCACGCGCTCACCGCCAGGGCCATGCGCGCGGGCGTCACCGCGATGGGCCTGTCGATCTGGGCCGCCAGCGACAGCATCGCGTCGCCGACCACCACCGCCGTCCGCACCCCCGAAGGTGTCGACGAGAAGGCGCTTCGCCAGGCCGCGCGCGCCCGCTACGGCGTGGTGTTTTCGTCGGGGCGCGGCGAGACATTGGGGAAGCTGACGCGCATCGGCCATATGGGGCCGACCGCCCAGCCGATCTATGCGATCGCCGCACTCACCGCGCTTGGCGGCGCCGTGAACGCGGCCGGTCAGAAACTAAAGATCGGCAAAGGCATCGAGGCGGCGCTGGCCGTTATCGATGCCGACGCCTGA
- the pldA gene encoding 4-pyridoxolactonase, with product MSDTKVYLLDGGSLVLDGYHVFWNRGPGGEVRFPVYSILIEHAEGRFLIDTGYDYDHVMKVLPFEKPIQEKHQTIPGALGLLGLEPKDIDVVVNSHFHFDHCGGNKYFPHAKKICHRSEVPQACDPQPFEHLGYSDLSFSVEAAEARGATAQLLEGTTRANSTFEGIDGDVDLARGVKLISTPGHSIGHYSLLVEFPKRKPILFTIDAAYTQKSLETLCQAAFHIDPVAGVNSMRKVRKLAEDHGAELMYSHDMDNFKTYRTGTQFYG from the coding sequence TGTGTTCTGGAACCGCGGCCCTGGCGGCGAAGTGCGCTTCCCCGTCTATTCGATCCTGATCGAGCATGCCGAGGGCCGTTTCCTCATCGACACCGGCTACGACTACGATCATGTCATGAAGGTGCTGCCCTTCGAAAAGCCGATTCAGGAAAAACACCAGACCATCCCTGGCGCGCTTGGCCTGCTCGGGCTCGAGCCCAAGGATATCGACGTCGTCGTCAATTCGCATTTCCACTTCGACCATTGCGGCGGCAACAAGTATTTTCCGCACGCCAAGAAGATTTGCCATCGCTCGGAAGTGCCGCAGGCCTGCGATCCGCAGCCTTTCGAGCATCTCGGCTATTCCGACCTGAGCTTCTCGGTGGAGGCCGCCGAAGCGCGTGGCGCCACCGCGCAACTGCTGGAAGGCACGACGCGCGCCAACTCGACCTTCGAGGGTATCGACGGCGACGTCGATCTCGCCCGGGGCGTAAAGCTGATCTCGACACCAGGCCATTCGATCGGCCACTACAGCCTGCTGGTCGAGTTCCCCAAGCGCAAGCCGATCCTGTTCACCATCGACGCCGCCTACACCCAGAAGAGCCTGGAGACGCTGTGCCAGGCTGCTTTCCACATCGACCCGGTGGCGGGCGTCAATTCGATGCGCAAGGTGAGGAAGCTCGCCGAGGACCATGGCGCCGAGCTGATGTACTCGCACGACATGGACAACTTCAAGACCTACAGGACCGGCACGCAATTCTACGGCTGA